Below is a window of Deinococcus fonticola DNA.
GCCAGGTGGGCCAGATCCAGATCCTTTGGGAAAGCGGAAGAAGAAATCTCCCGACCTCATCACTCTGCTGGAAGTCGGCTGGACGCTGGTTTTACGCCCTCTCTCATAAAGTTTGTCAGGCCGTCAGCCCTGCTCACGTTTGCTGCCCTGCTCACCCTGACCAGCACCGCCAGCGCCCGCACCTGGGACGAAATCAAGAAGTCCGGCACCATCAAGATCGCCACCGAGGGGGCCTTTCCTCCGTTCAACGTGCTGAACGGCAAGAAGCTGAGCGGTTTTGAAGTCGACCTGGCCAACGCCCTGGCCAAGCAGATGAACCTGAAAGTGAACTGGGTGACCGCACCCTTCGACGGCCTCTTGATCGGCCTGCAACAGGGGCGTTACGACTTCGTGATCGCCAGCCACGGCATTACGCCCGAACGCGCCAAAGCCGTGGACTTCAGTCACCCGCACTACTGCACCGGCGGCACGGTCGTTTCCAAGATGGGCGGCCCCAAGACCGCCGATGATCTGAACGGCAAGAAAGTCGCTGTGCAGGTCGGCACCACTTACCTGGAGAACGTGCAGAAACTTCCGGGCGTGAAGGCCGTCGTGTTCCCCAAGGACACCGACGCCCAGACCGCCCTGATGATGGGCCGCGCCGACGCCTGGGTGGGCGACAAGTTCACCGGCCTCGACCTGATCAAAGCACAGAAAGGCAAACTGCAACAGGGCGACATGCTGTACTCCGAGAAGATCGCCATGGCCGTCAAAAAAGGCAACAGCAGCCTGCTGAAGGAACTGAACGCCGAACTCGCCAAAGCGCAGAGCAACGGCGCCTACGCCAAGATCAGCAACCAGTATTTCAAGCAGGACATCCGCTGCAAGTAAGGTGAGAGAGCACCAATCGTCCACCTCGTGACTTGAGGTGGGCGGTATTTTTGCGCATGCCCGACGGCTGAAATGTTGCGGCTTTGAATCGTATTCGATGCCTTCGAGAAGAACGTCCGAATTCACTCCACGCTATTCAAGACCGTCATTTCTTCTGCTGGCGTCCGCTCGGAAAACAGAAGACGATTCACCTTGTGTTTTTAAAGTCGTCAGGGCTATCGGCCGGCGACTTCCACAATCGCCTCGATTTCCACGCTGATGCCGCGTGGCAGCGACCCCATCCCCACAGCGGAACGGGCATGTCTGCCCGCCTCACCGAACACCTCCACGAACAGGTTCGAACACCCGTTGATGACTTCCGGATGCTCCCCGAATTCCGGCGTGGCGTTCACCATGCCCAGAACCTTGACAATGCGCCGGACGCGGCTGAGGTCGCCCAGTTCCTGTTTCATCACGGCAATCAGGGTCAGGCCCACCTGCCGGGCGTCCGCCTGCGCCTGCGCCACGCTGATCTCGCGGCCTACTTTCAGGTGTGGGGCCTCCGGCGTTCCCGGCCCTTTTCCTGCCAGAAAAAGCAGGTTCCCCGTCTGCACGGCATGAACGTAACTGCCCAGCGGCGGCCCCACTTCAGGCAGGGTCAACTTCAATTCCTTCAGGCGGTCTTCGGGTGTCGGCATATTCACTCCTTGGGGTGGGTTTGAAGCTTTAACGTATCGCGACCGGGGCGCGTGGACTGGCAGAAACGCCCGGGAACTCGCAAACTGAAGGCATGGACAACCTTCAGAAGCACGTCATCGTCACCGGAGCAGCCCGCGGCATCGGGCGGGCCATCGCAGAACTGTACGCCGAGCGCGGCCATCAGGTACTGAGCGTCGACCTCAATCTGCCCCCGACCCTGAAAGGCCAGCGCCGCCTGAAAGCCGACATCAGCACCGCCGCCGGACGCAACCGCATCGTGCGGGCCGCGCATGAGCTGGGGCAGGTGACGGTGCTGGTCAACAACGCCGCCTACCAGAACGCGCACGGCAGCGTCTTGAACGTCTCGGAACGCGGCTGGGCCAGAACCCTGAACGTGAACCTGACCGCGCCCCTGCTCCTGACCCGCGCCCTGGTGCCGCTGATGCCGCACGGCTCGGCAGTGGTCAATGTGGCCAGCGTGCAGGGCCTGCTCGCCGAGCAGAACAACGCCGCGTACAACGCCAGCAAGGGCGGCCTGGTGAACCTGACCCGCGCCATGGCCCTCGACCTGGCCCCGCACGGGCTGCGCGTGAATGCTGTGGCCCCCGGCGCCATCAGCACCGAAGCGGTACTGGAAGCCATCGAGTCCAGCGACCACCCGGCCCAGACCCGCCAGGACTACGAGGACTTGCACGCCCTGCGCCGCCTCGGCACGCCCCGCGAAGTCGCGCAGGCGGTGTACTTTCTCGGCAGTCCCGAAGCCAGCTTCCTGACCGGAGTCATTTTGCCGGTCGACGGCGGCATGACCGCCAGTTTCATGATGGCGGGACGCCCGGTTTAGGGGAGCCGAAGGCTAGCGTCGGCGTGGGCGTCTGGGGCTGCGATGCTCGCCTTCACGCTGTTGAGCAGATGATCCAGCGCCCTGATTCCGGCCTGGCCCCTGCTGGTTTCTTTGCTGGTATTGCCCACCATTCCTGCTCGCAGTGCGCGGCTCATTCAGGCCGTTGCCGGAACCGCGCCCCTGCTTTTCCTGAATGTTCCTGTCGATCAGGTGTTCTTCCCTGGTGAAGGGCGGGTGCAAGTGCTGGGGCAGGCCGCGCCGCACCTGCTTCCAGCGTTCGCGCTGCTCGGGGATCAGCAGCACCAGATTCTTGCCGCCGCGTCCAGCGCGGGCCGTGCGCCCCGACCGGTGCACATGATCCTCGGAGGTGCTGGCGACATCGGCGTGAATGACCAACCGCACTTCCGGCAGGTCAATCCCGCGCCCCGCGATGTCGGTGGCGACCAGCACCCGCGCTTTTCCTTCCCGCAGGCTGGTCATCACTGCCTCGCGTTTCTTCTGATCCATGTTGCCCTGCAAGGCCACGACGTTCTCGCCGGGCAGCAGGCGGCCCAGCGCCTCGGCGCGCCGTTTCGCCAGGGCCTTGGTACGGCAGAACACCACCGCGCAGCCGCCCGGCTCGGCCAGCGCCAGCCGGATCTCGTCAGCAGCGTGTTTCAGGAGTTCGTCCCGGGTGCTGTCTACCGCCAGGTGCTCGGCCCGGCCCTCGCCCGCCGCCGCGATTTCCCCGGCAGCCAGCGGTTTTTCCTTCGCGGGCGGTTCGATGTCGATTCGCACCGGCTGACGCAGCACGCGCGACGCCACCGCCCGCACCTCGTCGGGGAAGGTGGCCGACGCCAGCGCCACCTGCACTTCACCCCCCTGTCCATTCGAAGCTGCCTGCGCCCGCGCCTGGTTCACGATCCATTCCACGTCCTTCAGGAAGCCCAGCGACAGCAACTCGTCCGCCTCGTCCAGCACCAGGTAACGCACGAACTGAAGCTGCAACTCGTTCTTGCCGATCAGGTCTTTCAGGCGGCCCGGCGTGCCGCTCACCACGCCCTTGCCGCTCGCCTCGCGTTTCGTCTCGCCGGGCGTGATGCCGCCCGTGATGCGCCCGGCAGGCATCCCCAGTTCCCGCGCCACGTCCCGGATTTGCACCGCCAGTTCACGGGTGGGGGAGACGATCAGCACCTCCGGCGTCATGCCCCGCGACTTCGCCTGCGTGCCGATGCCCCGCGCCGCCGCCGGAATCAGGAACGCCAGCGTCTTCCCGCTTCCTGTGCGGGCCGTCGCAATCACGTCATGCCCTGCCAGCAGTTGAGGAACAGCCAGTTCCTGAACCGGCGTGGGGGTGCGCCCCGCCAGCATCTGTCGCCACTCGGACGGGTCACTCAACTTCATGAGGGGGGCAGGAGCCACTTCAGGTGCTTTCTGACGGGGCGCATTGCCTTGCGGTCTGGCTTTCTGAGCGGGCTTCTCCTGCCGGCTCTGGCGAGTCTCTGTTCTGGTGCTCTCGCGCCTCGGCTGGCGGGGTTCCGCGCTCCGTTCTCCTTGCTTCGGTTGGCCGGCACGCGGTGCACGCTCCGGGCGGTTCCCGGACGTGTTCACCGTTTCTGCCTGCCAGTCGCCGGACTCACCGAAGGCCATACGAACCTCCGGCCCCGGCGCAGGCCGCTGTTGCGGGCCACGGTTGGGCCGCCCATCCCGGCGACCATTCTGGTTGGCCTGATTCTGAGGGCGCTGCTGGCTGTTCTGCCCGGTAGTCGCGTTCCTGTTTCTGTTGCGGTCGTTACGGTCGTCTCTCGTCATGTGAACTCCTGCCCCACGTGACCTGAACCGCAAGGGATAACTACTTTGAATGTCGGTGTCAAGCGGGCCGCCCCTTCAGGCAGGGAGCCAATGCCGGCCCGGCAATGCAAAGCAGTGTAACAGCCCAACATGAACCTGCCTTCAGACAGGCCACCGCCGTACACTGGACGTATGTCGGAACCTGCTTTCCAGCGCATGAGTGCCGAGGAATACCTGCGAACCGAGCGCGACAGTCCCGTGAAACGCGAGTTCGTGGACGGGTTCGTGTATCCCCTACATGTCCAGGCCGGAGCGAGCAAGACGCACACGCGCCTGACTCTGCGAATCGGTTCCATGCTGGAGAACCTGGCGACAGAGCGAGGGTGCCGCCCTTACGTCTCCGATATGAAACTCATGGCTTCGGCCTGGCGCACCTTCTACTACCCCGACGTGATGGTTTGCTGCGGCCCGGATAACCCGGAACAGGACTTCGAGGTCGACGCCTGCCTGCTGACCAAGGTGCTGTCGCCCAGCACGGCGGCGCATGACCGTACCGGGAAATTTGCTGCTTACACCGCCCTGCCGGGCCTGCAAACGTATCTGCTGGTCGAGCAGACTCAGCCGCGCATCTACGCCTATCAGCGCACGGAAGGCGGCTGGGAACTCACCGAGTACGAATCCGGCGAGATTCCACTGCCGTGCCTTGACGCGGGTTTGAATGTGGAGCGCGTCTACCGTGGGCTTGTCCTGACCTGAACGGTTTCAGCATGGGTCACCATTGAACGCCGGGTAGAGTGGTGTCCTATGGGTGGCTCTCCCTGGTGGTAAGTGGCTGGCGACTGAAAAAAGCTCCCGCCTGTCGTGGGCGGGAGCTTTCCGTTTGGTATTGGCGTCAGTTGAGTGATCCGGCGCTGAACTGGAACCCACCGTCACTGTAGTCCACGTTCAGGACGCTGCCGTCGGGAACCTTGCCCTGAAGGATTTCTCTGGCCAGCGGCGTTTCCACGTAGTTGCTGATGGCGCGTTTCAGCGGCCTTGCGCCGTAGGCGGGGTCGTACCCCAGTTCCGCGAGTTTATCTTTGGCCCCGTCGCTGAGGTGCAGCGTGACGCGGCGTTCCTGGAGGCGTTTGCGCAGGCTCGACAGTTGAATGTCCACGATCTGGTGCAGGTCTTTCTGCGTCAGGGCATCGAACACGATGATGTCGTCCACGCGGTTCAGGAATTCGGGGCGGAATTCGCTGCGCAGTTCCTCCAGTACGGCGTTCTTGATCGCCTCAGCGTCCTCGCCTCTGTGCTGCATGTCCAGAATCAGGGGGCTGCCGATATTGCTGGTCATGATGATCAGGGTGTTGCGGAAGTCCACCGTGCGGCCCTGACCGTCGGTGAGGCGGCCATCGTCCAGCACTTGCAGCAGGACATTGAACACGTCCGGGTGGGCTTTCTCGATCTCGTCGAAGAGAATGACGGCGTAGGGGCGGCGGCGCACCGCTTCGGTGAGTTGACCACCTTCCTCGAAGCCCACGTATCCGGGAGGGGCACCGATCAGGCGGGCCACCGTATGTTTCTCCATGTACTCGGACATATCGATGCGCACCATCGCGTCGGTACTGTCGAACAGGAATTCGGCGAGGGCTTTCGCAAGTTCGGTTTTGCCCACGCCCGACGGCCCCAGGAACATGAAGCTGCCCAGCGGGCGGTTGGGGTCGTTCAGGCCCGCGCGGGCGCGGCGGATGGCGTCCGAGACGCTGACGATGGCCCGATCCTGCCCGATCACGCGCTTGTGCAGTTGTTCTTCCAGGCGCATGAGCTTCTCGCGTTCGCCTTCCATCAGTTTGGACACCGGGATGCCCGTCCAGCGGCTCACCACCGACGCCACGTCCTCCTCGGTGACCTGGGTGTGGGCAAATTCGGCGTTCTTCAGCTTGGCTTCCATGTCGTGAACGTCTTTTTCCAGCGCGGGCAGTTCGCCGTACTCCAGCTTGGCGGCAGCTTCCAGGTCGTAATCGCGCTTGGCCCGCTCGATCTGGGTGCGCACGGAGTCCAGTTTCTCGCGCTTGTCACGCAGGGCCGCCACGTCCCCCCGCTCGGCTTCCCAGCGGCTGCGCACCTCGTTCAGCTCGTCCGTAATGGTCTTTAGCTGGTTGTCGATGTCCAGCAGGCGGTTCTGGCTGTCGGCGTCCTTCTCTTTGCGCAGGGCCTCGCGCTCGATTTCCAGTTGCAGTTTGCGGCGCGACAGTTGGTCGATGCGCTCCGGGCTGCTTTCCAGCGCCATGCGCAGGCGGGCAGCGGACTCGTCGATCAGGTCGATGGCCTTGTCCGGCAGTTGCCTGTCCGTGATGTAACGGTTGCTCAGTTGCGCAGCAGCCACCAGCGCCGGGTCGGTGATTTCCACGTTGTGGTGCGTCTGGTACTTCTCCTTGATGCCGCGCAGAATCGAGATGGTGTCCTCTACGCTGGGTTCATCGACAAACACCGGTTGGAAACGACGCTCCAGGGCGGGGTCTTTCTCGATTTCGCGGTACTCGTCCAGGGTGGTCGCGCCGATCATGTGCAGTTCACCACGGGCCAGCGCGGGTTTCAGCATGTTCCCCGCGTCCGGTGAACCCTCGGTTTTGCCCGCGCCCACGATGGTGTGCAGCTCGTCGATAAACAGGATGATCTCGCCCGCCGACTGCACCACCTCGTCCACCACGCCTTTCAGGCGTTCCTCGAACTCGCCGCGGAACTTGGCCCCCGCCAGCAGGCTGCCCATGTTCAGGCTGACGATCTTCTTGTTCTTCAGGCCTTCCGGCACGTCGCCTTTCACGATGCGCATGGCCAGGCCCTCAGCAATGGCGGTCTTGCCCACGCCGGGCTCACCGATCAGGACCGGGTTGTTCTTGGTGCGGCGCAGCAGAATTTGCAT
It encodes the following:
- a CDS encoding ABC transporter substrate-binding protein; translation: MKFVRPSALLTFAALLTLTSTASARTWDEIKKSGTIKIATEGAFPPFNVLNGKKLSGFEVDLANALAKQMNLKVNWVTAPFDGLLIGLQQGRYDFVIASHGITPERAKAVDFSHPHYCTGGTVVSKMGGPKTADDLNGKKVAVQVGTTYLENVQKLPGVKAVVFPKDTDAQTALMMGRADAWVGDKFTGLDLIKAQKGKLQQGDMLYSEKIAMAVKKGNSSLLKELNAELAKAQSNGAYAKISNQYFKQDIRCK
- a CDS encoding RidA family protein, translating into MPTPEDRLKELKLTLPEVGPPLGSYVHAVQTGNLLFLAGKGPGTPEAPHLKVGREISVAQAQADARQVGLTLIAVMKQELGDLSRVRRIVKVLGMVNATPEFGEHPEVINGCSNLFVEVFGEAGRHARSAVGMGSLPRGISVEIEAIVEVAGR
- a CDS encoding SDR family NAD(P)-dependent oxidoreductase, producing MDNLQKHVIVTGAARGIGRAIAELYAERGHQVLSVDLNLPPTLKGQRRLKADISTAAGRNRIVRAAHELGQVTVLVNNAAYQNAHGSVLNVSERGWARTLNVNLTAPLLLTRALVPLMPHGSAVVNVASVQGLLAEQNNAAYNASKGGLVNLTRAMALDLAPHGLRVNAVAPGAISTEAVLEAIESSDHPAQTRQDYEDLHALRRLGTPREVAQAVYFLGSPEASFLTGVILPVDGGMTASFMMAGRPV
- a CDS encoding DEAD/DEAH box helicase, producing MTRDDRNDRNRNRNATTGQNSQQRPQNQANQNGRRDGRPNRGPQQRPAPGPEVRMAFGESGDWQAETVNTSGNRPERAPRAGQPKQGERSAEPRQPRRESTRTETRQSRQEKPAQKARPQGNAPRQKAPEVAPAPLMKLSDPSEWRQMLAGRTPTPVQELAVPQLLAGHDVIATARTGSGKTLAFLIPAAARGIGTQAKSRGMTPEVLIVSPTRELAVQIRDVARELGMPAGRITGGITPGETKREASGKGVVSGTPGRLKDLIGKNELQLQFVRYLVLDEADELLSLGFLKDVEWIVNQARAQAASNGQGGEVQVALASATFPDEVRAVASRVLRQPVRIDIEPPAKEKPLAAGEIAAAGEGRAEHLAVDSTRDELLKHAADEIRLALAEPGGCAVVFCRTKALAKRRAEALGRLLPGENVVALQGNMDQKKREAVMTSLREGKARVLVATDIAGRGIDLPEVRLVIHADVASTSEDHVHRSGRTARAGRGGKNLVLLIPEQRERWKQVRRGLPQHLHPPFTREEHLIDRNIQEKQGRGSGNGLNEPRTASRNGGQYQQRNQQGPGRNQGAGSSAQQREGEHRSPRRPRRR
- a CDS encoding Uma2 family endonuclease, which produces MSEPAFQRMSAEEYLRTERDSPVKREFVDGFVYPLHVQAGASKTHTRLTLRIGSMLENLATERGCRPYVSDMKLMASAWRTFYYPDVMVCCGPDNPEQDFEVDACLLTKVLSPSTAAHDRTGKFAAYTALPGLQTYLLVEQTQPRIYAYQRTEGGWELTEYESGEIPLPCLDAGLNVERVYRGLVLT
- the clpB gene encoding ATP-dependent chaperone ClpB, whose translation is MNPERFTEASATAINAAQTLAQQNRNQNLTHFHLLRALLDNDTAARAITQAGGNLNEARAALDAEIAKLPKVQGTDGQLYLDPALNRAFQKADTIAGQMGDSFVAADALLLALRGEYRGRGLPDESSLNRAITEQRKGKTVTNKTSEQQFDALAKYGVDLTQRAKDGKFDPVIGRDEEIRRTMQILLRRTKNNPVLIGEPGVGKTAIAEGLAMRIVKGDVPEGLKNKKIVSLNMGSLLAGAKFRGEFEERLKGVVDEVVQSAGEIILFIDELHTIVGAGKTEGSPDAGNMLKPALARGELHMIGATTLDEYREIEKDPALERRFQPVFVDEPSVEDTISILRGIKEKYQTHHNVEITDPALVAAAQLSNRYITDRQLPDKAIDLIDESAARLRMALESSPERIDQLSRRKLQLEIEREALRKEKDADSQNRLLDIDNQLKTITDELNEVRSRWEAERGDVAALRDKREKLDSVRTQIERAKRDYDLEAAAKLEYGELPALEKDVHDMEAKLKNAEFAHTQVTEEDVASVVSRWTGIPVSKLMEGEREKLMRLEEQLHKRVIGQDRAIVSVSDAIRRARAGLNDPNRPLGSFMFLGPSGVGKTELAKALAEFLFDSTDAMVRIDMSEYMEKHTVARLIGAPPGYVGFEEGGQLTEAVRRRPYAVILFDEIEKAHPDVFNVLLQVLDDGRLTDGQGRTVDFRNTLIIMTSNIGSPLILDMQHRGEDAEAIKNAVLEELRSEFRPEFLNRVDDIIVFDALTQKDLHQIVDIQLSSLRKRLQERRVTLHLSDGAKDKLAELGYDPAYGARPLKRAISNYVETPLAREILQGKVPDGSVLNVDYSDGGFQFSAGSLN